In Lycium ferocissimum isolate CSIRO_LF1 chromosome 7, AGI_CSIRO_Lferr_CH_V1, whole genome shotgun sequence, the sequence TTTCAAAACCATTTGATGTATTCGTGGGCTTCGCATTGTCTTTCATGCACATGGCATGCACCTTCTGATTAATACGAGCTGCTCGCTATGTTTCATTTTTCATGAAGGATATTGAGTCCCACATCGGCAGGGAAATTGGACTTCCTATATCACCTCATGAATTAgtttttggggttgagttaggcccaaagTCCGTTTCTTTATCAAAGGTGTTTGTTGGAATGGAGTTTAAGTAAGAGAGACTTTTAacatataacataaatagaagatAACAAAAGTACCGTGTTAGTATCTTGCAGTCTTCAATATGCCATGTTATAATTCCTATGAGAGCATGTTATTAATACAAAAACGAAAATGTTAAGAATAATGAACTTCCAAATACAGAAAGGTGTTGACCTTATTGGAGCTAACAAAAGGAGTATCATATAAAATGCAATAGAGAGAGTAGTtattataaataagaaaattcaaaatcctGTAACTAAAAAGAAAGGCATTGGGAGGACAGTCAATAGAAATTAAATGACAACATGTAAAATCTTGAACTCTGAAATTCTAGCCATTTTGAATTTCATTGGAGGAGCTGAATATGTATTATTTTTCTCATGTGCACaatgaaaatgatcataaatATGAGAACTGCCTCTAATTGTGTATTTGCTTTCAACAGATACGATTTGGTGGATTTAACCAGACAATCACTTTCCAAGCTTGCAAACCAGGTTTACTTGGATGCAATATCTGCTTTCCGCCATGAGGATGCTAAAACATTGAGTCTGCATAGTCAGAAATTCCTTCAACTTATCAAGGACATTGACATACTTCTAGCAACTGATGATAATTTTCTACTTGGAACGTGGCTGGAGAGTGCCAAAATCTTGGCTATGAATTCTGATGAAATGAAGCAGGTGAGAACAGCTAAATGAAGATATCTCATACGTTCTGCCAATTTGAGTAACTTGATTTAAcaggaaaaggaaaatgagagtgAAATTTCTCAAGTTAAATTAAATTTAGTAGTGATTAAAATGTACCTTGCCTTGTAGAATGATAGAAAAACAGAAGAATCAACCAAGTGAAAGTAATAAATTCTATTGGCTTTTGCTCCATTTGCTGGCCATAGACTTTtgtgggtgtgtttggtatgaaggaaagcgttttcttggaaaacaagtgggtttcttacttattttctagtgtttggtaagtaagcaaAAAGATATTGTCCGAAAagcatttatatgtaatttAGCAAAACACCATGTGGGTGTGATGGGGAGGAGTCGGGGGGTGGGATGGTCAAGCGGTGGTGATTGAGGGTGTTGGGTGGGTGGAGAGGAGACAATGAACTTGGAATGTTACTTAtcgaacttgttttccctacttcaattagggaagtcattttcctcatttttaaggaacttgttttctagagaaaaatgttttccaaaacattttgaccaaccaaacatgggaaaatctccataccaaacacaccctgtATGTGATCTAGTTTTCCTAATTTGGGACTTCTATGGTGAAGCCCAGACAATGACTCTTGACATTAAATTATCCCCTCATTGACTAACATCACACTCTTTTATCAGAATCCTACGAGTTGGCTCCTTCAATTGAACCAACCCCATCAGCCAACCCATGGAAAAGCTTGCTCAGAAAAAACACCCTTCCATAACCATTAGAGGCCCCACTTTTCAAGGATGCATTTTCCAGCTTACGGAAATGGCATGGATGTAGGAAATTTGCAAGATGCAACATAGGGACATCCTTCTTCCAGTAAAAGAattcagtttttatttttttttaactgaccTCAAGCTTCAAACAGAATTTCCATATTTGCTGAGGTTCTGTCTACTGAATCATTGACATTAATAACGTTAGGGGTTCGTCATGACTCATGTCTACTAATCCTTcggttattttctttttagtatgAGTGGAATGCAAGGACACAAATAACTATGTGGTATGACAACACAAAGTACAATCAGAGTCACCTTCATGATTATGGTAAGCTCTATTTCTGTCAGATAATTCGGCTtctttattttcactttataTCATAAATATTGTTAAGGATTTTGATATTATACTTGTCTTTACTCAGCAAACAAGTTTTGGAGTGGCTTATTAGGAGCATATTATCTGCCACGAGCATCGATGTATTTCAAGCTCCTGTCTAAAAGCTTGGAAGAAAAAGTGGACTTCGACTTGTTGGAATGGAGAAAAGAGTGGATTGCATATTCAAATAAGTGGCAAGAAAGTACAGAACTTTACCCTGTGAAGGCTCAAGGAGACGCCCTTGCTTTTGCTACTACTCTATTTGAGAAATATTTCAGTTGAGACAAGATTATTCATTTCCACAATCGAACATGAACAGAAATGGAAACTTTCCATGATTGTACAATAATAACTCTGGTTCTATTTCTGTTTtatctatctctctctctctctctctttctgtTTTCTCTCTCAGGTGGATGATATATTTCATAGAAAGGGGTATTGGCTGTGACAATAATTTATTCATCTGGTCCTAATCTGTTAGTTTCACAGCATGCCTCTCAAAGGAAATGTTCTTCCCTTTTACTTTAAACTCATGAGTGGATTGAAGTGCCAACTGATATTCCCTGAGATTACCAACCACTGAACTCCCAAGACAATACAACATCCTCCTAAAGGTAGGATTAAGATGTTTGTGGTGAAGTCGACGCCTAACATTCTCCAAGAAAACCCTATACTCAAGTGTTGTGCACCTTATTACCATCAACCACTGATATTGAAAAGAGAGCTACAGTTTTCATGGGACACCCCCAGTCTTTAGCATTGTTCAAATCTAGGAAGTTGGTGAGTACTTACCTGTTTCAATCTAACTGTGAACAACTATTCCTATTAGAAATCCATTAACTTTCATTGTACAATCATGCAACGCAGTAATTGCATGCATAGATTCTTGAGGGGTAACTACAAGTCCAGTATTAACTTTCTGCAAGGGTCTACCTGGAACATCTTTACTGCAATATAAGTTTCTGATTTCAGTCCCCTCTAAAAACAACGGACCATTTATTATTCAGACAATTATACATGAGTTTAACCTTTTGTCAAATACATCCACATATTTTGCACAACAGTTGTCTGGTTAGAGACGATGTTTTAATATGAACTAATCCTCACAATCCACAAAAgattctaaataaaataaaataataagctAAGGTAGTACATCAATTGTCAATGTGTATACAGGTGGCTAACGAACAGAGGAATGGCCAGTGATTTTACAAGAATACACACTTGAAAGACTGATGAGATTGCTCAATAGCCATctctggaaaagaaaaaaagaactgCAAGATTTCACTATAAACtctacctttttcttttccctccaagttGAGAATGAGCAGTTGGAAGAGTAGGTACGTGATGTTGTCTTCTACAACTTTAGTGTTTTCACAATAACATGAGATCCTAAACCAATTCCATTAGCAGAGGATCACCTGCTGCCATGAGTCTTATCAATTTTATAAATTCAGATTCAGTGGAAACAACCAATGGGTGCACAGCTGGTACTTGAGCAGAATACAGTTTCAACGAATTGGTAGACGATGCTCCTCTCTTATAAACCATTTTATTCAGCAAGTTATCAAAATTCTGAGGTAAATCCATGGCCATGAAGAACATGGGTAATGCAATCTTGTGGTGTATATCAAGGTCACCAACTAAGTCTACAAGATCAACAAAGTCCTGAACGAAACGTCGAGGAACATAGAACACCTCAGAGCCGCACAAGGCGATGCTCTGGTCAGTTGGGCCACTCTCCTTGTAGTTGACTTGGAGGTGAACTGGCATTGTGCTTACCACTTTCTTCACCAGTTCTGCTTGCTTTAAAAACCATGAGGAGTCCTTCCCACTGATCATGTTTCGAGATGTAGGCACCTAATTCAAATGATTGAGGGGTGAATATTTTGCTTTTGAGGTAATTAAATTTCGTGATGTAAAGGTCATATTACCTTATTGGCGATCCACAACTTAGATCTGTCGCCTTGCAAAAGGTTCCAGTAGTTCAAAATTGTATTGTCCTGTAGGAAGAGAAATCCTTCTGTGCTATTAAATCTTTCGAATATCCTTGGAAGATACCTGAGTGATAATTTGAGTGTCAGCACCAAATGTACAAACCGACTCTTTTCCACATAGAACCAATCAACTTTTACAAAAGCAACAAACAAATTCAAAGTTATAATTGCAATAATCATGTCTTATTATGAactagtatacgtacccgcgcgatgcgcggtcaGTTGGTACGTGTAATCATGAATATACAGGTTTATTGAACATTTTTAAGATTCAGTTTGTTGTATAATAATGTTACAAAGCTCACCTGAGAGAATGTTAGCATATTTAGCACCTCGACATGTTACAATACTTAATACTTACAATTTGTTAACaatactataatttttttaaatactttttatttttcttgttccatATTTGTTGTGTTTGcatttttaattactttatcATACGATTATTTATTACGTTTTCCCTTATGTCCTTGCCTATCACGcctcttttaatataatataaataatcattttgtaCTCCTTAACAATATTTATTGCAACATTTCACTTTTATcacacaagaaaaaaagaacattaatgaattaatataatgtatatgaAGAAAAGATAGCCCTACTTGCTTACTTTCTCTCTTCTAATCGATTACTTATCAACCTACACATTGCTTAAATTATTGAATGTTCAAAGGTTCAAAAGTGCAATCGCAAAAGCGGATACAATATATCCAAAGTTTTCAgatttaatttctattattagATTCGGAAAGTTAAACTATTTGATCAACTCTGATAAGAAGGCTATACAGGTGGAAAATTCTTTTCCCCCAACTTAAATTATGTAGTAATCTTGTGTTATGTGCAATAACATTTATAGGTTTATTAATGaatcattataattttttaataattggTTCATAAGTTACTCATAGATTGCTAAGATTACCAAGCAATATATTATTGTATTGATTTTCTATATGTAATTTAAATGGATTCTTGAAGGTtaccaaatatatataagttaccaattatttatattatatattaaagCAAACTAATTATAAAAagctattattttatttaaatctaataataatttttatcgTACCTCTTAATATATTTAAAGTGATAAATATGAACTATGAAAATTAATTAtctatttaataaaattttagcgACATCGTTGAAGTAAAACCTAATTCTGAATTTTACgtgaaattgaaataataatcaattcatatatatatatatatatatatatatatatatatatatattaaaggacataatttttaactttaattGGTTAAGATAGCAAAAATAGTTTTTATGTGAAAACTAttatctttaattaaaattcaagaaaaagttaTCTTTCAATTCATGTTAAAAaatttactcacgtttcatgtCAAATTAAgtcttatctttatttattttatagtgAAACATCTACATTCAAATTATAAGatagtatttttttaatgacttgtggtacaaaaaaaatataattacaatCGAGCGTCTTTATGATAATGTGGTCAAGTTTCAAGAGATTCAAACTTTACCATCATCACGGAGCACAATTTAAATTCATATCTTGATCGAGTTTGGATACTtgttgttaatttttttaacataaaaagcTTAAAGAATAACTCAAAATAGAAGCAAAAACTAATATTTTCTTTACAATTCTAAATTTGGTTGAGCAACTCACCAAACAATTTGAATTATGTAAAGGTTTCCATGGAGGCTTCTCTATTAGAGAGAATCTATTACTCTTGATTAGCTACGTGCGAACCAACACAAACAAATCGAATCCCGAAATCCAAGAatctaaaatttcaatttttactAAATTCGAAGAGATGAAATCACCAACTATAAAAAGTGTACACAGAAAAACTAAAGCATAGCGCCGGAACCACAAATTGAACCTCGAACGGCGACCTTGACTTATATTGTTGTGTTGGACGGAGCTATGGCGGCATGTCGTGAATGGCTATGAGTTCTTTGTGCTGTGTGTGGGTGTGTTTTTTAAAGATGAAAAACACATACTTTATTCATAGTCTGTgaatgaatatatgtatatacacatatgtcaGGTGCGCGCAGTtgagaaaatataaatatagtgGTGTGAGGATGTGATTGTGAGGagatttttttaacataaaaagcTTAAAGAATAACTCAAAGTAGAAGCAAAAACTAATATTTTCTTTACAATTCTAAATTTGGTTGAGCAACTCACCAAACAATTTGAATTATGTGCAAGAGGTTTCCATGCTTTTATTAGAGAGAATCTATTACTGTTGATTAGCTACGTGCGAACCAACACAAACAAATCGAATCCCGAAATCCAAGAatctaaaatttcaatttttactAAATTCAGACGAAGAGATGAAATGACAGAACTATAAAAAGTGTACACAGAAAAACTAAAGCAGGAACCACAAATTGAACCTCGAACGGCGACCTTGACTTATATTGTTGTGTTGATATGCGGCATGTCGTGAATGGCTATGATTGTGTGCGtgtgttttttttaaagatgaTAATGAATATACTATAGTGGTGTGAGGATGTGATTGTGAGGAGAATATGGGGAAAGTGGTGGTTTctaagtttttaaaattatatatctCAATTAAAACAGAACATCTGGAGACTGGAGCAATAACCGCAAATAACCGGAGCAAAATTAACTGGACGTGATCCATTAGTGGTTTGCTGCggttatattttgaatttgaatggCATTATctaaaagttttaaaatattattattattattattattattattagctaATTGTTTTGCCTTATGTGACGGttacattttgatatattttgttatatctttGGTACAAAAGTTATCTATATAACTATTATATATTTAGGAGGATATGTAgatataaatattaaataaaatatgaatattGATAGCTTCTACTAAAATTAAATTCTTGTACTCCTAAAATTCTCGGCATTCATCTTTGAGAAGATACCTTGATTCGTTTttacttaaaaagaaaattcaaagttTGAAAGAAGGATATGCATAAACGTGCTGTTGAGCACCACTTCTTAAAACTAACTTTTCAGTTTCTTTTAAAGCAAACACGGCAGATTTTTCTCATGGTAACTTCTGAGTTTAAAATAGAATACAATAtaatcaaatataatatttaattatttttaaattaaaattcaaaaacaataactaataactaattattaactaactaactactttttgtcctaaaactatcctctttttaataatatatagattacAGAAAATGGCAACACAGTAGAAAGAGTCAACATGAACCATTCACCGAAAAAAGGAATGTATGCATAGTAGAATATTTGCAGAATGTGACCAGTTTCATGTGAAGATGCTACAAAATCACCACAGATAGGATTTAACAGTTTCTTCTTCATTAAGGGATACAATCTATAACTGTTAGCCAGCTCATACAATCCCTGGGCCCCCATCCCAGCCTTTTTTGGCAAATGTTCAAACCTTTGTAACTCTATTTCCCACTTTCAGCACATTGCTAGACGAAGTTCATTTTCTTGCCCTATATTGTGGTACTTCTATAATAGTTCTAAGATAAAAACAATCTACATACAGAATACAAGCCTCGGGgaagaaaaatagagttataGACTAGTCCCTTATTGCggataaaacaaaacaaaatccaCATTTCCATTTGCTATTAATATTTATGTGATGAATCAAGGATAACACATTATCAAATCTGATCGTCAGTGCTCTTGTTGCATGATATGAGCTTAATTGAAATAGGAATTATTGCACAAATATTATTACACATCTCGAGTTGTGGAGTAAAGTTTTAATTGGCTGGTAGGTGTTCATTAGCTTGGGGTGTCCAGCTGCAgactatatatacatgtgtagctTTACTCTATAATCAACACGGCTTCTGTATTTCTACTACATGATGCCAATTCCATCCTATCTTAGGTCCACTTAAATTTTATACCCATCAAATTTCTGTTAAACTCAATAAAGTTATGGCAGCACGAATCTCTTAGTCTTACATGTCTTCGAGCTCCTTTTACCAGTACGCCTGTTTACTGCCTTTGAAGTCTTTCAACAGATTGCTATAACTTGAGACTTTAATTTCAACATGCTACCGACAGTTATCTTCTTCTCTCTGTCTATCTTTTCGTAAGATATACTAATGGAAGATGTTATTCTTTCCTCATGGTAGACTGAGCATATTTTTTCATGGATAATTTACCGCTTTCCTTGCGAATGGAAGCTAAACGACTAAAGAGGTCAATGTTCTTACTTCCCAAGCTGGGAGGAGTCCAGTCTAACTATTCAAGTAAAAGGAAGGTGAAGTCAAATGTAAACATCATGCTTGGAGGCAAAGTTATGCAATGTGTTTACAAGAGGTAAATTAACAAGTGGAAGAATGAGACAGTATGAGAATGGGATTTAGTAGGAGAATGGGATTTCCATGGACGAGAGCATATTGCCTACAAGGATTTAGATCTCACTATAGTCAACCAATATGTAAGATCATCCAAAAGACATTGCACTATACTTTGTGCTTTGAATCAAGACAAATATTACACTCAATGTTATATTAAAGAGAAGAACAATATTAAATAAGTGGAGAAACTGTATCTTGGTTCCGATATACAAGAACAAAGGAATAAACAAAATTATACAGCTAATGTAGTGCTGAAAGTGAGTCATACAATGAAACTTGGAAAAAAAGTGATGGAGTATAGATTTAGAACATTATAAAGGTGACTGGGAACCAATTTGGATTCATGCTCAGTAGATGTACGATAAAGCTATTATTTTCTAAGAAGATTGGCAGAAATCataggaagaggaagaagaatttCAACAAGATATTCAATTACCTAGAGGAAACATATTATAGAGTGACAAGAAAAATCTTTTGCGGGAGAGTGcttgagaagaaagaaaacaatGGCAAATATATAAATTCCATAAATGATATGTACGAGGGAGCGATACCAAAAGGTTCCCATGACTATGTTTCTATATCAAGGATCTACTTGAACCCAAAGGATCTACCTTGAACCCCTACTTGTTTACCCTAGTTATGGATGATCTAACAATAGTATACAAGATGAGGATTCATGGTACATATTATTTGAAGAAGATATTAATTGATGAAACTAATACGAACATGGATGAAAAGTTGGAAGTATAAAGATGCACCCTAGAAAGTAAGAGTTTTAACATTAGTAGAAGTAAGGCAGAATAGTAGCACTACAAGTATAGTTCCCATAATAAAGAATGACGATCGATAATACTTTATGCTCCCCATATTCTTGAGAAGACATTCCATTAGATGGTAATACTAATTACTACTTAGATTATGACAAGGTATGAGTATGGTCACTGtataaagaaaagaatgatgatGTATGCTTACTTGTATACATGATCCAATTGTCCTTGCTCAACAGCAAGATCTGCATCAGCTTGTGTTGACAGAATAACCACAGTTTTGAAGATCCTGCCATATAACAATCTCCATTCTAATGCAGTTTGTTGCACGGGCCCAGCGACAAACAAAATTAGCACAACATTTCCAAAATTCCTCCTCCACCTTATCAAGTTCccaatttcataattcactgTACCTGATTCCTCAACCCCAAGATGTACAGAAGGTAGTTTTCGGGGGACAAATTCCTTTCTATCTCCACGTTTGACAGTTGTCTTTTGCAGATCTGACTGTACTGCCATCAGTCTTGGCTGCTGATACCCAACAGCAGCCAGGTCTTGCAACCATGCAGCTGTAAATTTGACATCGTTCtcgctccaaaacccttctagTGACATTGAATGGCTTAATTCTAAGATTTTCTCAAACAACCTTTGCTTTTCAGATCTCCAAGACACTAAAAATCTGATTAAGCGGCCCACATTTACATGCAAATCTTTTTCCTCTGAAAAGTGGTATGCTTCAACTTTGTCATCTCTATGCACAGTAGGAGGATACACCGCAACAAAGCCACCGATATCCCATAACAACCGTTGTGCCCAATAACCTCTTAAGACGTCAGAAGCCATGGTGCTGACTGACACTGGAAGCATCAATGACCAAAATGCATTATAGTGAAACAATGTGTTGAATGAATTGATTGGCACCATTAGACTTTGAGGCAATGCCACTTTCGGGGCATGTTCATCAAATGTAACATCAAGTGCTTCTGATCCAACCTTTCTTGTAGAATAAAAAACTGAATCAACATCAGGTAGCCCATTTGATATTCCCTGTTGTATGTACTGTCGTCCTCCAGACACTTCAGTATAGAACTCTTCATGATTTACAAAACCAACACTTTCTAGTGGCAATCCTCTAGGCCAAACTGACCTTTGGCCAAAATGTATATAAGGATTTACAACAGTCCTATTCTCAATCTCAAGACTATACTGCAAAATCCTCTGCTGCTTAGCCGTGGCACCATCCAACTCCAAATCAAAATGTTTCCCAAGATCCCCACCAATCACTTCCCCGCGATCATCAGCATCATATATTCTCTTTGCACCATGTTGGATAGCAAAAAGATACCCAACGCTCTTCCTCACATACGAATCATAAGGAAGGAAATCGAccaccctaaaccctaaactcGCTTGTTGTTCCAGAGAAAGATATATAGCACCTTTCAAGTTCCAATCTTTCGGGGTTCTTGAATTACCTATTGCAAGAACCTGCCAACCCTTTAACCTAACAAGACTTTGTAGTGAACTGGAGGGGTAATCTGATACCGATACAACAATCCATTGCTCTGAGTGAAACGACGAAAACGGAGAGGACTTATCTAAAATAGGCTGTACTGAACCAAGATCAAGTTTTGGCAACTTAGTTTTCTCAGGTTGGTTTTGGTGGGTATTTTGGAAGCATAGGAGTGAGTTGGGTACACTTGATGTACGGAAGTAAAAAAGGGCTGCCACACTAAGAGTCAACAGTGAAATAACAAACAGTTTAACAGAGTTCTCAGATACCCATGTggaaaaatcaagatttttagtCTCAGAATAATGTACAGCTTTGTGTTTCAGAAAATGGGGTTTTGAGGGTTTAGGAGATGAATGATCTTGGACCATCATTGAATCAAAGAGTTGGAGCCCAATATACACTACTTTCTGAAATGGGTATTAGATTTAAAGCTCATTTATACCACACcctcaacttcaaatcaaatactaagaagaagaagaaaatcacAAGATTTACACAGATTATAACTACTTTCAATTTGAACTGCTGTAAAATGGTACAGTACTTTCTAtagataaaatttaaaaagtagaTTTCTGATCTGAGACTGTGAGTCTCACCTTTGATTCTTCAACTTCACTCAACAGTATTATTACACATAGAAAGACCCCTTGAGTCTCTCTTTAATCGCCGACAGTTTTGTTTGTTAACATTTCCTTTTCGGTAATCAATGCTGCACGCGTTTGAATAGGCGCGTGAGATGCATATCCTTGGTTTGTTTTCTTTTGGTAGCTGGTATTTTTTTTGGCCATCTTACgtaaataactaccttttaatgTTTGCCTTCAATCCGTAGCTACTTTTTTGCTATTTACAATTCATAGCTACATTCAAACATTTCGctgtatttgactgtatttcTGTGTATTTGAATttactgttcagttgtatcCAGCCTTATCTAATGTCACATGTATTTGGCTGTATTTGAATACATGCAACTTAATTTCTCTGAATACATGTGTATTTCAATGAGCTAATTTGGTGTATTTGACTGTATTCGAATATTATGTTCCGTTGTATCTCAATATTTGAGCACGCTACTTGGTGTATTTGACTGTATTCGAATATTTTGTTCTGTTGTATCTAAATATTTGAGCAAAGCTAACTTGACGTATTTGACTGTATTCATAATGTATAGATAAATGGTCCTAGTTGGCAGTGATATGGTTATTAATGTATTTATGCATTTTACTCTTCATATTAAGTACTACGTATATATAAAAGTTGAATACAGAAATATAGACTTGCGTAGTTACTACAATGCATAAATACAGACAGATATGTATCCGTATGAAATACATTGGTCAGGAAATTCAAAATTGCATATATATTACAATGCATAAATGCAGACAACATACACATGTATCTATGTGAAATACATCTGATAT encodes:
- the LOC132063174 gene encoding probable glycosyltransferase STELLO1, encoding MMVQDHSSPKPSKPHFLKHKAVHYSETKNLDFSTWVSENSVKLFVISLLTLSVAALFYFRTSSVPNSLLCFQNTHQNQPEKTKLPKLDLGSVQPILDKSSPFSSFHSEQWIVVSVSDYPSSSLQSLVRLKGWQVLAIGNSRTPKDWNLKGAIYLSLEQQASLGFRVVDFLPYDSYVRKSVGYLFAIQHGAKRIYDADDRGEVIGGDLGKHFDLELDGATAKQQRILQYSLEIENRTVVNPYIHFGQRSVWPRGLPLESVGFVNHEEFYTEVSGGRQYIQQGISNGLPDVDSVFYSTRKVGSEALDVTFDEHAPKVALPQSLMVPINSFNTLFHYNAFWSLMLPVSVSTMASDVLRGYWAQRLLWDIGGFVAVYPPTVHRDDKVEAYHFSEEKDLHVNVGRLIRFLVSWRSEKQRLFEKILELSHSMSLEGFWSENDVKFTAAWLQDLAAVGYQQPRLMAVQSDLQKTTVKRGDRKEFVPRKLPSVHLGVEESGTVNYEIGNLIRWRRNFGNVVLILFVAGPVQQTALEWRLLYGRIFKTVVILSTQADADLAVEQGQLDHVYKYLPRIFERFNSTEGFLFLQDNTILNYWNLLQGDRSKLWIANKVPTSRNMISGKDSSWFLKQAELVKKVVSTMPVHLQVNYKESGPTDQSIALCGSEVFYVPRRFVQDFVDLVDLVGDLDIHHKIALPMFFMAMDLPQNFDNLLNKMVYKRGASSTNSLKLYSAQVPAVHPLVVSTESEFIKLIRLMAAGDPLLMELV